A window of Nonomuraea angiospora genomic DNA:
CGCCGAGAACGTCCGCAGCCCGATCCGGTACGACAGGTGCGTGTCGAGCCCGCGCAGCCGCCCCGACTCCAGCCGCTGCGAGGCCAGCAGCAGGTGCACGCCCAGCGACCGGCCGAGCCGCCCGATCATCACGAACAGCTCGATGAACTCCGGCTTGGCCGACAGCAGCTCGCTGAACTCGTCCAGCACGATGAACAGCGTCGGCAGCGGCCGCAGGTTCGCCCCCTGCTCGCGGGCCTGCTCGTAGTCCCGCAGCGAGGCGTGGTTGCCGGCCGCGCGCAGCAGCTCCTGGCGGCGCACCAGCTCGCCGTGGAGCGCGTCGTGCATGCGGTCCACCAGCGGCAGCTCGTCCTCCAGGTTCGTGATGACCGCCGAGACGTGCGGCAGCGCGTCCAGACCGAGGAAGGTGGCGCCGCCCTTGAAGTCGACGAGCACGAAGTTCAGGGTCTCGGAGGAGTGCGTGATCGCCAGCGCGAGCACGAGCGTGCGCAGCAGCTCCGACTTCCCGGAACCGGTCGCGCCGACCACGAGCCCGTGCGGTCCCATGCCGCCCTGGGCGGCCTCCTTGATGTCCAGCTCGACGGGCCGCCCGTCGGCTCCGAGGCCGATCGGGACGCGCAGCCGGTTCCTGACCGGGCGGGGCTGCCACGTCTGGGCGGGCGCGAGCCGCCGCGCGTCGCCGATCCGCAGCAGGTCGGTGAGCGTCGTGTTCGTGGCGAAGACGTCCCGCACCTCCTCCGCGCCCGCCCCCGAGCCGGTGCGCATCGGCGCGAGCTGCCTGACCAGGGCGGCGAACGCGGGCGGGTCGAGCCGGTCCGGCCGCCCCAGCCCCGACCTGACCTCCTTGCCGAGCTCGTCCTCGGCGACCCTGACCACCTCGTCCGCGCCGACCTCCAGCCGCAGCGTGAGCTGCGCGGGCACCTGCGCGGTGGTGCCGCCGACGTCGATCACGGTCACGCCCTCGATGACGTCCAGGCCGAGCTGGCTGCCCGCGGGCACCATGCCGCCGTCCATGACGACCACGTGGTACGGCAGCGCGTCCGCCGAGAGCCCCTTGCTGAAGCGCGGCCGGTCCTTCAGCTCGAACCCCAGCAGGTCGTCCAGCTCGCCCAGATCCCCCGCGACCAGCCGCACGGGGCCGGCGCCGTCCTCCTCGGTGGGGTGCAGGGCGTGCGGCAGCCACTTGACCGGCTCCCACTCGCGGGCCCTTTCGGCGCCCGCGCAGACCGAGATCCGCAGGTCCTCCGGCGAGTGCAGCGCCGCCGCCTGGGCCAGCAGGGCCCGCACGAGCCCGCGCGCCGCCGCCGGGTCGCCCGTGATCACGATCCTGGCGAACGAGTGCAGCGCCAGCGCCACCGGCAGCCCGGGAACGGTGGCGTGCGTGCGGACGAACCGCCGCAGCGCGCCCGCGGTCACCGGGTCGAGGTCCTCGATCGGCTTGGTCTCCGGCGGGATCAGCGGCAGCGCCAGCCGCTGGGCCGAGGTAGCGATCCTGATCTGGGCGAAGTCGTCGTCCCGGGGCCGCCGCTCCCACAGCCGGGTGGTCATCACCAGCGACCACAGGGCGGCCGGGTCCGGATGGTCCCAGGTCATGGCCTTGTGCTGCTGCGCCGCGGCGGCCCGGACCCGCTTCCTGACCTGCTCCAGGTAGCGGTAGTAGTCGCGGCGCTGGCCGTTGAGCTGGCTCTTGCGCTCGCCCGCGCCGCGCATCATCTGGCCCACGGTCATGCCGATCATCGAGACCGCGAACAGGCCGCTGGAGACCAGCATGATCGGGTTGTTCGTGGAACCGCCGGTGAACATCAGCGCCATCGCGCCCGCGCCCGCCAGCATCGGCAGGTACGTCAGGAGCTGGGTCAGCCCGCCGCCCGTCACCGTCTCGGGGATCTCGGGCGGGGACTCCAGCAGGACCTCGCCGCCGGGAGGTTCGGGTGGCCGGCGCCGCTCGGGCCTGCGGACCACGATCAGGCTGCCGCTCACGACGCCATACAAGCCGCTGACGTAGCGAAACAGTCGATATTTCAAAATTCCTGTACGTATTAAGCCCGTCGCGTTCGGTGTGCGATCCATACACTCGTCCGGGTGAGCGCCACCGGAACCGACCTGTGCCGGGTCACCGTCGTGACCCCGCGCGGATTCCTGGACCTCGGCCTGCCGCCGGACATCCCGCTCGGCAACCTGCTGCCGACCCTGCTGCGCGTCGCCGGCGAAGGGCTCGCGGAGGCGGGCCTGGCCCACGGCGGCTGGGTGCTCCAGCGCCTGGGCGGCCCGCCGTTCGACGTGAACGCGACCCTGTCGGAGCTGGCCGTGCACGACGGCGAGATGCTGCACCTGCGGCCGCGCGGTCACGAGCTGCCGGAGGTCGTCTTCGACGACGTCGCCGACGCGGTGGCGACCGGCGTGCTGGAGCGCACCGGCCGCTGGCAGCCCGCCACGACCAGGGCCTACGGGCTGCGCGCCGCCGCCACCCTGCTCGGGGCGGGGGCCGTCGCGCTGACGGCGACCGGCCCGCCGTGGCTGCCCACGGCCCTCGTCGCGGGCGCCGTCGCGCTGGTCCTGCTGCTGGTGGCCGTGGCGCTGTCACGGGCGCTCGGCGACGCGCGGGCGGGCGCGGTGATCGGGTACGCGGCCCTGCCGTACGGGTTCGTCGCGGGTCTGACCGGACCGGCGTCGGCGGCCGTCGTCCAGCCGGACACCCTGCTGTCGGCCTGCGGCGTGGTGCTGATGCTGGCCACGGCGACGGGGTTCGCGGTGGCCCAGGGGCTGCCCACGTTCCTCGGCGTGGCCGCCGCCGCGCTGTCCGGGCTGCTGGCGTCCGGGCTGGTCATGGCCTTCGACCTGCCCGCGGCCGGGGTGGCGGCGGTGCTCGCGGCCCTCGCGGTGGGGCTGACCACGGCGATCCCCTCGCTGTCGTTCCGGCTGGCGGGCATGCCGCTGCCCGCGCTGCCGACGACGGCGGAGGAGCTGCGCCGCGAGAGCGGCGACCTGGACGGCGCGCTGGTGATCGACAAGACCGTGGTGGCCGACCGCTTCTGCACGGGGCTGGTCGCCGGCGTGGCGGTGATCGTGCTCGCCGCCCAGGTGCTGCTGGCGGTGGCGGGCACCTGGGCCGCGTTCGCGATGGGCGCCGCGCTGTCGCTGTCGCTGCTCATGCGGGCCCGCGTGTTCGAGGGCCGCGGCCAGCGGGCCTGGCTGCTGACCTCGGCCCTGCTGGGGGTGGCCCTGCCCGCCGCGGCCGCGGTGGTCAGGGCGGCCGGCGGGGTGGTGCTCTACGGGATCGTGCCCGGGCTGGTCGTGCTCGCCCTGGGCGTGGTGGGGACGGCGCTGTGGCTGACGTCCGCGCGGCCGTCCCCCTTCTGGGGCCGCGTGGGCGACATCTTCGACATCCTGTTGATGATCGCCCTGATCCCGCTGGCGCTGGCCGTGATGGACCTGTACGAGACCATCCGGGGCCTGGTGAGCTAGCTACGGCTCTTGACCACGTCCTCGAGGCTCATGCCGCCGCCCGGCGCCTTGACCGTCCACTGGAAGGACCCCGTGCCGGGCGGGAGCGGCTGCCCCTGCGGAGGTGCGGCGAACGTCCCCGCCTTGGCGGGGTCCACGGCGCCCGTGCCGAAGTCGATCGCCGCGGCGCCGGTCGGGCGCATGAAGGCCAGCTGGACGGCCGCCGTCCCGCCGACGCCCGCCGCGACGCCGCCCAGTACGTCCTTGAGCCCGAGCGAGCCGAGGAAACGCTTCAGCGCACTGGTCGAGGTGGCCAGCGACGCGCTCGCCTGGACCCCCGTCCTGCGCATGGCGATCCTGGCGGCCAGCCTGGTCTGCGGCGCCAGCGCGAGCACCTGCAGCGCGGCCAGCCGAAGGTACGTCTCCTGCGCGATCTTGGCCGCCGCGCCCCAGTAGACCATGAACCCGTCGCCGATGCTGTCCACGTGCCCCGCCACCCACTGCACGTTGGTGCGGAAGGCGTCGAGCTCGGCCCGCAGCCGGTTGGCCGCGCTCGCGAACTCCTTCTGGTCCCCGGCGATCCAGTTCTGGCCCGAGTTGTTGATCACCATGGTCAGCGAGTTGTTCGCGCCCTTGTCGAGCCGGCCGCCCGCGCCCGCCTGGAGGTTGGCGGCCGCCTCCCAGATGCCGGGCACGTTCGCGACCGCGGGAACGGTGGCCAGCAGGCCGACGACGACCGACGGCTCCATCCTGGCCGCCTTGCGCAGGACGCCCTGCACGGCCTCGGGGTCGGGCGGGTTCTTCGACAGGCGCAGGGGAGAGCCGTCCCGGGCGCGCCCGGCCACCCTGGGCGTCATGGCTTCTTCACCCGCTGGACGATCAGGTCCTCGGCGGTGCGCCAGTTGCGCTCGGCGAAGGCCAGGTCCTCGCCCTCCCACTTCCGCATCACCGCGAGCGCCGTCTCGGTGTCGCGGACGAACGAGTCGAGCAGCGACCGGTACAGTGCCCCGACCGTCCACTCGCCCAGCGGCCCCCAGCCGGGGAAGCCGACCGCCCGGTTCTCCTCGAAGATCTGGCGCACCTCGTCGAAAACCGGCAGGAGGTCGTCCCTGATGCCCCGCCGGACCTCGCCGATCGCGTCGGGGGTGATATAACGCGTATCCGGATTCACGATCATCAGCCTGTTACGTGCCGGGCGCGCGGAACAGGGACGTCATTCACTGGTCATTGATCATTCTCAATTACGAAACCAGCCAGCTTCTCCATATTTATCCCGATAAATTGGGTTAAGTTGGGGAGTCATGTGATCCAAGGGGCGGGAGTTGCACAGCCAGCGCGACCTTTATCAGGCCTACCGCCTCACCGTTCAGCGCATCGGCCTGGCGCTCCTGCGCGCCCAGCCGAACCAGCCCGAATGGCCGCTCCGCCGGCAGAACATCGGCTTCCTCGCCGGCATCATGGTCGCGGTCCTGCTCTGCGTCGGCTTCGCGGTCTTCGGCCTGCTGCGCCCGGGCGGCACGAAGGCGCTGGAGGAGCCCGGCACGCTGATCATCGAGCGCGAGACCGGCGCCAGGTTCGTCTACAGCCAGGAGCAGCGCAGGCTCATCCCCGTCGCCAACTACGCCTCCGCCCGCCTCGTGCTCGCCGCCCAGGACGTCAAGGAGCGCGTCGTCGCGCGGGAGGCGCTGACCAAGTACGAGCGCGGCGCCCTCATCGGCATCCCCGAGGCCCCCGACTCGCTGCCCGGCCCCGCGAACCTGGCCCGCGGCCCCTGGGCGGCCTGCGTCCAGGAGCGCGCGGAACCGACCGGGCGCAAGCCGTACGTGACGCTGGTCGCCGGGCGCGACCTCGGCGGCGCGCCGCTCGCGGAGGGGAACGCGCTGCTGGTCGACGTGGGCGGGCAGCGGTGGGCGATCTGGCGGGGCACCCGCATGCGCGTGCCCACAGGCATCGCCCGCGGGCTCACCTCGGCCGTCCCCGCCGCCGTGCCCGTGGCCTGGCTGAACGCGCTGCCCGAAGGGCCCGACCTGGCCGCGCCCGACGTCCGCGGTCGCGGCCGGCCGGTCGCGGGGCCCGGGGGTAGGACAGCGGCCGTGGGGCAGGTCTTCCGCGCGGCCGGCGTGGCCGGCGGCGAGGACCGCTGGTACGTGCTGCTGGACGACGGCCTGGCCCCCCTCACGCAGGCCCAGGCCACGCTGCTGCTGAGCGACCCCGACAGCAGGGCGGCCTACGGCGGCGGCGCGGTCAGGGAGATCGCCGTCGACGCGGCCTCCGCCAACGCCGCCCCCCACTCGCGGACCGCCGTCCCCGCCGACGGCCTGCCCGCGGTCATGCCGCGCATGACCGCCTACGACCCGGCCAGTCCCATCTGCGTCGTCTACGCCGACACGGACACCGGATCCACCCGCGTCCGGCTCACCACCGGCGCCAAACTGCCCGAGCCGCGCGGCGACGCCACCGACCTCGTACGCCTGCCGCCGGGCCGGGCGGTGCTGGCCGGCGTCCTGCCCGGCGACGGGCAGCTGAACGCGGTCCAGTCCTACTACCTGGTCACCGCCGAGGGCCGCCGCTACGCCGTGCCCGGCGCCGACGTGCTGGCCAAGCTCGGCTACGCCC
This region includes:
- the eccD gene encoding type VII secretion integral membrane protein EccD produces the protein MSATGTDLCRVTVVTPRGFLDLGLPPDIPLGNLLPTLLRVAGEGLAEAGLAHGGWVLQRLGGPPFDVNATLSELAVHDGEMLHLRPRGHELPEVVFDDVADAVATGVLERTGRWQPATTRAYGLRAAATLLGAGAVALTATGPPWLPTALVAGAVALVLLLVAVALSRALGDARAGAVIGYAALPYGFVAGLTGPASAAVVQPDTLLSACGVVLMLATATGFAVAQGLPTFLGVAAAALSGLLASGLVMAFDLPAAGVAAVLAALAVGLTTAIPSLSFRLAGMPLPALPTTAEELRRESGDLDGALVIDKTVVADRFCTGLVAGVAVIVLAAQVLLAVAGTWAAFAMGAALSLSLLMRARVFEGRGQRAWLLTSALLGVALPAAAAVVRAAGGVVLYGIVPGLVVLALGVVGTALWLTSARPSPFWGRVGDIFDILLMIALIPLALAVMDLYETIRGLVS
- the eccB gene encoding type VII secretion protein EccB produces the protein MHSQRDLYQAYRLTVQRIGLALLRAQPNQPEWPLRRQNIGFLAGIMVAVLLCVGFAVFGLLRPGGTKALEEPGTLIIERETGARFVYSQEQRRLIPVANYASARLVLAAQDVKERVVAREALTKYERGALIGIPEAPDSLPGPANLARGPWAACVQERAEPTGRKPYVTLVAGRDLGGAPLAEGNALLVDVGGQRWAIWRGTRMRVPTGIARGLTSAVPAAVPVAWLNALPEGPDLAAPDVRGRGRPVAGPGGRTAAVGQVFRAAGVAGGEDRWYVLLDDGLAPLTQAQATLLLSDPDSRAAYGGGAVREIAVDAASANAAPHSRTAVPADGLPAVMPRMTAYDPASPICVVYADTDTGSTRVRLTTGAKLPEPRGDATDLVRLPPGRAVLAGVLPGDGQLNAVQSYYLVTAEGRRYAVPGADVLAKLGYAPGQATPVPANVLQLIPEGPVLDPARAARPLLEGGRSQAAGQ